One part of the Glycine soja cultivar W05 chromosome 11, ASM419377v2, whole genome shotgun sequence genome encodes these proteins:
- the LOC114376569 gene encoding choline transporter-like protein 5 produces MMGSSEDPNNKGDFPYESPASQPFLSKPSSSSSAVEEESESNQQYHHITYNSGPRSFKDLPFLILFLLFLLSTFAFGIFSIIHRNNNYPSLSSFTFDPTTSSCVLNPSSNSSSSVSTWLSLLQTTSSSPSSKLVKALIWTLVITFVLSVPLCWALLLLLKHYTKQIVYASIPFFIAIPIFLNVYWFVACTLGASCSNAFPLAYRVLVMVFVFLVIGIIVWILVVNWHRVELTVSIIGVASHALSRNMALFGVLPCLTVGLVLYFVPIVVFMVFARFNGKIVVKNLKPGYACEWKEDSWVPAYYALAILTTLWSAAAMVEAQVYVISGTIANWYFSKEHQTPRRSIRTPLRNAFGPSSGTICLSGLLVCVVRMVRSAVDSARQEDTPGIVNLVLQCCVNALLTAVDFLNKFTINFAAITGEAYCSSARMTYELLRRNLLSAVFVETISSRILAGIVFVFSASYTIVACVILKAGTNLGSDSYFVAAMAWVLLIVVLGYLVHVLDNVIDTVYICYAIDRDRGEVCKQDIHEVYVQLPISRSLRQSVTTRTLGV; encoded by the exons ATGATGGGTAGTAGCGAGGATCCGAACAACAAAGGCGATTTTCCATACGAGTCCCCGGCATCGCAACCCTTTCTATCGAAACCCTCGTCGTCTTCTTCGGCAGTGGAAGAAGAATCGGAGTCAAACCAACAATACCATCACATCACTTACAATTCTGGCCCTCGTTCCTTCAAGGACCTTCCTTTCCTCATcctctttcttctcttcctcctcTCCACCTTCGCCTTTGGCATCTTCTCCATCATCCATCGAAACAACAACTACCCCTCTCTCTCCTCCTTCACCTTCGACCCCACCACCTCCTCCTGCGTCCTAAACCCTTCTTCTAATTCTTCCTCCTCCGTCTCCACGTGGCTCTCCCTCCTTCAAACAACATCTTCATCGCCTTCTTCGAAATTGGTGAAGGCTCTCATATGGACCCTCGTCATCACCTTCGTCCTCAGCGTCCCCTTGTGTTGGGCTCTGCTTCTCTTACTCAAGCATTACACCAAACAGATTGTCTACGCTTCTATTCCATTCTTTATCGCCATCCCTATTTTCCTCAACGTGTATTGGTTCGTGGCCTGCACCCTCGGCGCGTCTTGCAGCAACGCGTTCCCCCTCGCGTACCGGGTTCTCGTGATGGTGTTCGTGTTCTTGGTGATTGGGATCATTGTGTGGATCTTGGTGGTTAATTGGCATCGCGTGGAGCTCACCGTGAGCATAATCGGGGTTGCTTCCCACGCGCTTTCGAGGAACATGGCTTTGTTCGGGGTCCTCCCTTGTTTGACCGTTGGGCTGGTGCTGTATTTCGTGCCAATCGTGGTTTTCATGGTGTTTGCGAGGTTTAATGGGAAGATTGTGGTGAAGAATTTGAAGCCTGGATATGCTTGTGAATGGAAGGAGGATTCTTGGGTGCCAGCTTATTATGCTCTGGCTATTCTCACCACGCTGTGGTCTGCGGCAGCTATGGTTGAAGCTCAAGTTTATGTCATCAGTGGGACTATTGCTAATTGGTATTTCTCCAAGGAACATCAAACTCCTAGGCGCAGTATTCGAACTCCTCTCAG AAATGCTTTTGGTCCTTCTTCTGGCACGATATGTTTGTCGGGATTGCTTGTCTGTGTTGTTCGAATGGTGCGCTCTGCAGTTGATAGTGCAAGACAAGAGGATACTCCTGGGATAGTGAACCTTGTGTTGCAGTGCTGTGTAAATGCCTTACTGACGGCAGTTGATTTTCTTAACAAGTTTACCATAAACTTTGCTGCAATAACTGGTGAAGCCTACTGCTCTTCTGCAAGGATGACATATGAACTTCTAAGACGCAATCTTCTCTCTGCTGTTTTTGTGGAGACCATCTCATCTCGCATCCTGGCTGGAATTGTCTTTGTTTTTTCTGCATCATACACAATAGTG GCCTGTGTTATCTTAAAAGCTGGTACCAATCTTGGGTCTGATTCATATTTTGTGGCTGCGATGGCATGGGTGCTACTGATAGTAGTGCTGGGTTACCTCGTGCATGTGCTAGACAATGTAATTGACACAGTTTACATCTGCTATGCGATAGACCGGGATAGAGGAGAGGTTTGTAAACAAGATATCCATGAAGTTTACGTTCAATTACCCATTAGTAGAAGTCTCAGACAGTCTGTTACTACAAGAACTCTAGGTGTGTAA
- the LOC114374319 gene encoding actin-depolymerizing factor 5: protein MAMAFKMATTGMWVTDECKNSFMEMKWKKVHRYIVFKIDEKSRLVTVDKVGGPGESYGDLAASLPDDDCRYAVFDFDFVTVDNCRKSKIFFIAWSPTASRIRAKMLYATSKDGLRRALDGISYEVQATDPTEMGFDVIQDRAK, encoded by the exons ATGGCGATGGCTTTCAAAATG GCGACTACTGGGATGTGGGTTACGGATGAGTGCAAGAACTCATTCATGGAAATGAAGTGGAAGAAGGTGCACAGATACATAGTCTTCAAGATCGATGAGAAGTCAAGGCTTGTCACCGTTGATAAGGTCGGTGGTCCCGGCGAGAGCTATGGTGATCTCGCTGCCTCCTTGCCCGACGATGATTGCAGATATGCTGTTTTCGACTTTGATTTTGTCACCGTTGATAACTGCCGCAAGAGCAAGATCTTCTTCATTGCATG GTCTCCAACAGCATCAAGGATAAGAGCAAAGATGCTCTACGCAACATCGAAGGATGGGCTGAGAAGAGCTCTGGATGGAATAAGCTATGAAGTTCAGGCCACTGATCCAACCGAGATGGGATTCGATGTAATTCAAGACAGAGCCAAATAG
- the LOC114375634 gene encoding uncharacterized protein LOC114375634: MTYPNVNCHQSNSKMNLQMAERIFIAAFTSLRVGSVVTSGCLLDILTSTSVVEVKALTFTQKMHLFSLEKRVSCSYLYSSNLQPVKNAEEIWKIGRMHPSIGSLNSRRRIIWFIAK, encoded by the exons ATGACTTATCCAAATGTTAATTGTCATCAGTCTAACTCGAAAATGAATCTGCAAATGGCAGAGAGAATATTTATTGCAGCATTCACCTCTTTGAGGGTAGGTTCAGTAGTCACTTCTGGCTGCCTTCTTGATATTCTCACTTCGACTTCTGTAGTTGAAGTCAAGGCATTGACATTTACACAGAAAATgcatttattttctcttgagaAAAG AGTCAGTTGTTCATACTTGTACTCGAGCAACCTTCAACCAGTAAAAAACGCAGAAGAGATATGGAAGATCGGCAGAATGCATCCTTCAATAGG GAGTTTGAATTCAAGGAGGAGGATAATCTGGTTCAT AGCCAAATGA